A window of Solanum stenotomum isolate F172 chromosome 9, ASM1918654v1, whole genome shotgun sequence genomic DNA:
TCATCGCCTTAGACAAGGcaggtgaagaagctgaatggctccgaaatttcttagaagatattccgttttggcccaaaccaatgACCCCTATATGCATACACTGCAATAGTCAAACTGCAATAAGAAGGGCTGGAAGCGTTATGTATAACGGGAAGTCTCGTCACATAAGACGAAGACATAACTCTGTTagacaactactctctagtggaattatcNCTGCAATAAGAAGGGCTAGAAGCGTTATGTATAACGGGAAGTCTCGTCACATAAGACGAAGACATAACTCTGTTagacaactactctctagtggaattatcacaattgactatgtaaagtcaaaggataatgtgtcagatccacttacaaaaggcctaactagagagggagttgagagaTCATCGACGGGAATTGGACTATGACCGAGAACAAGTCAtcgtggcggtaactctacctagaagactggagatcccaagatctaggttcaaggagatcaaacaaagtcatagatgacggttcaacattgtcaaaacatatttgatggtccattctcatggtgagacaatgttcagtaaccaggataaaggcataaggactttttaatggtttctaagtttgatacagggtatatcaaatggtgtatctacgggataacacaGTTAGAAATCatctatgtaagtgtgaagtgtaagtcgcttcaaggagaatccggtaaggccaattctctaagcacttattaatcgagatgtgttcatggctgaaacgaacaaaacaatgagaaccaaaaatagtttaaaggttgattgtgtgacttatgttgtctaggtatacatcaaagctcgacggttcaaagatatcaaatctaccgattgaccgagtatatccattatatgttcactacggaaattTTAAAGGAAAACCCACTTATCCAGATGCGATTAACTCTTACTTACAagacacacaagtttttcatgcatatgttttaactatagtcattccccattcatgtgggaGATTGTTGgatttagcaaggtgtgaatgggaaataaaaaagagaaaatggaaagaggaagaaccaatgaaagtgggggaaccaattttggagggaaaatgaaaagtcattgcaaagtgcaaatgaaaagtcatttttactatattggtagaagaaaggaaattgttgtccttatattaggaaacattagggttaagaagaaggtgccccctcgcgccgtcgttgTCGCTCGCTCGCTTGGcctcggcttcggcttcggaTTCGGATTTGAATTTGGATTTGATGTGATTGAttggcaaatgatgtgattgattgataatatttttggacaaaatttatttaatcaatcttgttaattcatttcttttctcttataaaCTAATTCAGAATATTAGTTAAATAACAGAATTAATTTGGTGCAAtggaatttatttgaaattcatatgCAACGGTAATAACGTTCCGAAAAGTCGTTATTTTTCCCAAAAGACACAACCTTCTGGAAAAAATGGGTCTGAACAGAATTGTCTGAACAGACGCATTCCTTGATGtaaatggctataaatagagatgttTTTTCCTGTTTTAAACACTGAAaatttttcctctctgcatacattttcttacataaacaaaattgtcATCGACTGAGTttgtgtgtgctcttgttgttgttcttgcgttcgctgaagttattgaagtttgaggtaccgctacttctttaacaggttaatccgttttatcttgggatgaattaatctgcaacctcgggtacagtgaggggattaaatttcttaaggaaacacagtggtttctgtggactcggattaaaatcattctgtctatttcatctactttctgtttctgtatttttggactaacctgaatacaggagataacaagtGTTACATTAATGGTAAAACGCTCCCTAACAAAAGCAAATACATACCCAAGGGGACCCGAATTGAATTGGAGAACTCAGATTAAGTATGAAaaagtatttattattatacCACAATCcttattgatttaattatgcATGTTTTGCTTAGTTTTGcatagaattattttattttatcctgTGAGGATATAGAAATTAAGTGCAATGCAACATGGGAAGATGATAGACAGGAGTTGGTTGCCTGCAAGCAATTGTAATTGATGACGTGCAAGTGGGTGTTGTGTTGTTTTATTGTTGGCTTTCATGATCTTTATTtgaacatataaaaaatattattttgaaaaaagattcAGCCACACAGCCAAGTGTGGATTGTTAATTGGAGATTTTGTGTGTGGTATGATTTATAAATGATCCCACTTTGTAGATGAATGCATTTATTAAGTGGACAAACTAAATTTGCGTTACAGGGACAGCTAGACATTTAGTTGGGCATGTACTCACGTTTGTACTTGCACTTAATTACCAATCATATGATACTGCTAAGTACGAGGGGTGAAGTAATAAATACTTTTTCATTCTTCGTTAGAGTTTTGAGCTACGAACTTTAATATTATAGTAATCTTTGGAGAGAGTAACTGTCTTGCTCTCCTCCTTTCATAGTGATCTTGTTTACGTAAATTTACATTAATCGATTTTCATAACGACTTAAGGAATATATTTAgccattcattttttttccttatatcACTTAGAAAGGTTTAGAAACCTTTTCCTATTGTAATAATATGTAACGTGGTTTTGTCTTTAGCTTAGCCATTGTGTGGTTGACAATTTTGTGGGCAATGACTCTAACATCACACCGTTATTTGGCAAATAAAATAGACACAGCTACCAAATTGTATTTTAAGTTGGCAAAGAGCATACGTGTAAATTTCCTTAGTCGGTGTTTGAAGTCTGCCTAGGAACTTCGATTGAATTCAAATCGCGCATTGTAGGGCTAATTCTAGGGTGACGCTTCCAacgaaaaaaaattcatacctAGGGCTTAAATTCGAGATCTCTTGGGTGAAGCGATCTCACCACTACACCAATCCAGGTTGGTCATACGTGTGGAAGTTGGGTATGGTAGATTGGATTGGGTTAAAACTTTTGATTTTGCGTACAGATAATTTGTTGACGATTAAATTAGGACTTATTTTGTGGTATTTTATACACGTTGATTTCTTACTTTTTGTTATTAGGTATTTCCCCTTTTGATGGACTTTGACATTTAACGAAGTCATTTCTCCAATTGAAGTTTGCTTTGGAGTTGAATTGGGAGTCTATTGAGGCActactttaaaaaattgaaattagctACAATTTCGTTGTTGGTTCGTCGTTATTTTGTTCCTCTAACAAAAATCTATTGCTAAGTAGGATTAGtgataaattttgttgtttagctacaaaatttgTCGGTTGTTaagtctaatttttttaagtagTGGGAATAACATTGTTATCTTATAAAAGTAGGAATAAggtctatatatattttattctttgcaATTTCCACTAATACAGTTACGTTGAGtataatattattgttgtaaGTTTACatatgaatttttgaaattatgttgAAAAATAGCTATTAAGGATTAGGTTGTAAACTCTTTAAGGATCTTCAGTGTGATTATAACATCTTGCCAGACAGTTTAAATAATTTAGTGgtaacataatatatatttgcccCAAGAAATTTTATAGACAATCTTTATGGgaccattttattttttttcttattttatttttctatgaaGATGTCGCCAGACCCCCAAATCTAATGtctattcaataaaaaaattgttttatttttaatttgaggTTTAAGACCCTTTTCTTAACTATTTATGCTTTACGATAAAGAACAATTGTTTACTTTCAAGTTTGGTTATTTTCAAAAATGGTCATACAAATATGAAAGCATTTTGCAATTTACATTTTCAGTGCATATTAGTTAAACTCAAAAATGATCGTTAATCATCATGAGAAGGGAGAAGTGTCACTTTTAATGGTCCTATCTCCACTGAATTCGGGTCAACCCTTAATAGTGAATTTGCAACCATTCTCTGCCCCGAATTTTCAATTCTTCCTCAATGTGTCACTTTCTCCATCACCTTCTGTTGTATTGCACGGCATGAGTTTGTTCACTGTAATTGTTTCATCTGTTGCTGCTTCTAGTTGTGATCCATCTCTCATCATCATTCCATCTCCAATTTAATTCTCCTGAATTAGAACACAATTCTCTTACCCTTTGCAGGGGAGAGCTACCTATTTGTAATATCGTAGTTTCTGATTCCTCCACGGAATTCCATATGTCTTGATCAAGAATGCTTGTTGGAGAACTCGTCACAAAATTCTGATTTGAAttgaattcttcaagaaatgtATGTTTGAGAAGTTGTTTAGCTGTCCATCTTTCTTTTGGATCTCTTATTAAGCATTTGCTTAAGAAATCCCTTGCTTGTAAGGACAAGAATTTTGGGATTTCAGGGGATTGCCCTGAAAATGCAATTTTGTAAAGCAATGAAGCTGCATTTGTCACATTAGTCCATGGTGATCCACCAGTGACCATTTCAATAATTGTACATCCCAATCCCCAAATATCTGCTGGACATCCCTGTTCTTCCCCACGTGCTACCTCTGGTGCCATGAACATCGGCGTTCCTCCAATTAGTTCGGCACCTGCCGGATCAATCCACCTGGCACAACCAAAATCAGCAATTTTGGCACCGGTTTTACCTAACAAAATATTCTGCCCCTTAATATCACAATGTGCTATGCCACCTGAATGTACGTATTCTAGTCCTTTTAAAATTTGCTTGATATAATACCCGATCAACGGCTCATTGATCCGACCACCCTGTTTCCGAATTTCATCGTAAAGTGTACCATCCGGCATATACTCCATCATAAGATTAAAGATAAGTTTGCCATTCTCTTTTGTAACATCATACCCCTTGTAGCTAACTATATAAGGGGAGCTCAATTGGGACAGAATTTTCTGCTCCTTTTGTAATAACTGTGACTGGGATAGCTCCACTGACTTGACAGCAAAGACCTCATCAGAGAAATGTGACTTAGCAACGGAGACAGCAGCTGTGGATCCATGGCCTATGGTATGGCCTCTACTCCAATCCATTTCAGAAGAAGAAAATTGGTTGTTTTAGAAAGTGTAATGtttgtggtttgttttggaGCTGCAACAGAGGAAGGAGTACATATATACTAATAGGGTGAATGTCCAAAGACTCCAAATTAGTTAGGTAGAGCTTAGGTGGCCTCACTTTTCTCTTTAAAAGGTTTCGTTTACTTTAACGGAAATTCAAAAACGTGGCTAAATGCTTGTGGCCATACAGTAGGGTAAGATTCCCGCTAATTCATTAGCTCAAATCCATTAAAAATTGGATTGATTTGTAATTCGAATTGACTCATGaaaaatcttgtcaaaatatttttttaaaactttttttcaatttgtataaagtcataataaagaaaaaatatataattttattaggtactaaaatagtttaaaagaaCAAATGAAACAATTAAGCTTAGTAAAAATGAGttgagttgggtcttgacccgtaATGTAATCCTTTACCTAACCCATTTTGACCCAAACAAATTTAGACTGAATTGAGTCTTGATCCAATTATTATCTTAATTCATTATGACCCGTCCAAATTTGACTCAACCCACCCAATTATCACCTACCATGGCAGGTTGAGTACTTTGAAAGACTACAATTACTTCACCAATTGGGTTGCCGCCATGGGACATGCCAcgataatattaaaatgagttttAACTTCTACACATTCAGAAgcataaaaaaaacatgtatttttACACAATAGTTTAGTCTTTCAAGCTTAATTTCAAAGGAAAAAAGTGGTTAACGCCTTAACAGCCAATTTAATTATTGAACTGGAGACAAGAacatatttgaagaaaaaagggcTTAAAGTGTTGGTAATGACattataattacttttaatGTGAATAATTAAGCATGATCTCCTTCTagaacaacaataaaaatgtgATTTCTTGTCATTCTAAAAGAAGAATCATATTTGGTATCCTTGCAGTTTAAACCATTTCCAAACAGTGACTAAAAGTGGCCCATTACGACTACTTAGTGGTTCTTAACTTCTAAATCAAGTCTCTGATGtggcaaaataattttttttaatctctttttttttttttttgctttaaacaAAATATTGGTGCACCAATCAAACATCAAATTTCCACAATAAAATGCCGACTTTTTAACTTAAACTGCATGcccttttctttttacattatttttaaatatatattttttagttatgtttaCTTCTATAAAAAGCATAGCATCTGTGTATTATATAATTGCTCTAGAATTAAGCTAACTTCAGTTGAATGCACATACCAACTTCGGCTAacactacaataaaaataacttttagcggcaataaatatacatattaataaagaGAGCTAAGACCTTTAATTTACTAacattatttaattgtgattggATCAAATGTCGCTATAGGCTCTAGAAATATTTACAAAGACTGTTAATTGCTACTAAAAATCTACAAAATTGTAAATATGACAACaaagaacaatattttgatgagGATAAAGAAAGTGTAAAAAGTTCATTATATTCTTCAGTACAAGCTTGATTAAAGGGGACGTCAAAAGAACAATAAAAGATAAAGGTGTGAAACAAGTTTACAACAAATTTCAccaaaaagaataatatgaCGCAACAAGTGTGGTTATTTAGTTGTAAAGTAAAAGtagaaaatcaaaagatttacCTCATCACTTAGGAGGCCTCATGACTTATGACACGATATAAGTACAATAACTTAGTTGGATATCATGAGAatagattttaaatataattgcAAGCGGAGCGGAGCTAGTAGTCCGCATGCGAGTTCAATAAAATTCAGAAAAATATGATGttatgtatgaatatttaatttagaatCCAATTATTATCACTTAAAATCGTCTAGGTATAATTCAAAACtcataaagttaaaaattactAGATTCACTTTTgattacaaataattaatttattaattatatattctcCATGTCCAATTGTCCTTGACATGCTCCCCATGTGTATGAAGGTGTGGCGTGTGTGTTAGCTAATTAAGAGGTGTTGTTGGAGCCAAactatattatcattttatataaGCACTTTAATTTGGATTAGTTAATTAAGCTccttaattaattgttttccTAATGAGCTAGGAAATTTGGATGAAGGCTAATTAATCATTCGTCGAGTGACAGGTGTTTAATGGATATTTACTAAATTAACATATAGTTTTATGGCACATGGTATCTTAAAAAAagcaaaacatagaaaaaaaaaaaaggcaaatgAATTAGTCCTTCTCTAATGTTTCTAAACCTTGTGACAGAAAACCAAAAAAGGGGCAATTGATTACATCTTAAATAaacttacaaaaaaatatttttattttttttgctccTCTAAATATTGCGGTATTTTATTGAACACAAagtttttacaaataaaaaaacatttgaaGTTTCTCGTTTAgaataattattgattttgtatggacggaaaataaaataaatatgatatttaaagttaaattatttttatattaaaaatactttGTATTTACTTGCATTTTACACCTTCTTAAGAGCATGAAGTGTTTATTTCACTAAGGGAAAAGGATCAAAAATGCCGTTGTACTACATGAAATGATCAAAAATGTCATTTGTTTATACTTTGGTCCATTTATGCTTTTACTGTTAATGAAATGGGCCAAAAATGCCCTAAAGTTTAACGGAGGCAACGGAAAATACTTAAACCATTTAATTAGTCTTAATTTGCTTACCCTCTTCTCTTTATCCGATGAACCCAATTCCATTTCAttcacaaattattattttttccttcttcaaaaCCCTAGTCCCTCGTATAGATTTCTTAAATTAAGACTAATTGATTTGAATAACAATATTACTAGTAgaaaataaccaaaccaaacaaataTTTCACATTTATACTTGGAAGATCACCTAAAAGTTGAACACATGAAGTACATATCGTCAGTAGTAGTAGTTTTTTCAACGTAATCAGTTGCATCATAATTTTCTATAAAGGAGATTATCGACAATAGTAGTCCCTTGTAAATTGTTGGTACCAGTCAATTCGGAGGCATTCTGGTTGGAAACAAGGGAAAACAGAGAAGAGGGTGGAAAAATTagcattaattaaattatttaagtaTTTGATGTTGCCTCCGTTACACCTGAGGGCATTTTTGGCCCATTTCACTAACAGTAAGGGCATAAATGGatcaaagtataaacaaatGATATATTTGATCATTTCATATAGTATAAGggcattttttacccttttcccttttactAATTATTCATATTTACTAAgcatttaattcaaataaataagtttGAGAAATAATTACTTAacaataagggtaaaatgaaaaaaaatacaatctattaatttaaagaaaggtgctagtaaaaagaaaattttgtttttaatatactgaatattataagtaaaaagaAACGAATAAATGATTTGATAGTATATAAGTTATTAAGAattcaatgcaatgcaacatgGGAAGATGATTGACAGGAGTGGGTTGCCTGCAGGCAATTTATAAATGAGGACATGCAAGTGGGTGTTTTTTGTTTTCGAAGCTcgattaaaatttgaatttgtgctAGAAAGTCCCATATTAGGGGGTAAACCGTTTTCTAATAAAAACAACTCCATACTCTGAGAGACTCAAACTCAAGACTTTTGATAAAACTGAAAAAGTACTACGACTTCACCACGATCCTAATTAGTGCAACTGGATGTTCTATATGTTAATTCATTGTTGTCTTTCACGTCCTCTTTTATTACTACT
This region includes:
- the LOC125876547 gene encoding mitogen-activated protein kinase kinase kinase 17-like produces the protein MDWSRGHTIGHGSTAAVSVAKSHFSDEVFAVKSVELSQSQLLQKEQKILSQLSSPYIVSYKGYDVTKENGKLIFNLMMEYMPDGTLYDEIRKQGGRINEPLIGYYIKQILKGLEYVHSGGIAHCDIKGQNILLGKTGAKIADFGCARWIDPAGAELIGGTPMFMAPEVARGEEQGCPADIWGLGCTIIEMVTGGSPWTNVTNAASLLYKIAFSGQSPEIPKFLSLQARDFLSKCLIRDPKERWTAKQLLKHTFLEEFNSNQNFVTSSPTSILDQDIWNSVEESETTILQIGSSPLQRVRELCSNSGELNWRWNDDERWITTRSSNR